A window of the Sphingobium sp. CAP-1 genome harbors these coding sequences:
- a CDS encoding potassium transporter Kup, which produces MADLLPNTAPASDEDAHGGHGHGRQKATLKLVVGAIGIVFGDIGTSPLYAFRETFAGHHKLTLDPDHILGVISLMFWSMMLVVTLKYVSIIMRADNKGEGGSLALLALINGQTRTQRWSRGIVLLGVFATALFYGDSMITPAVSVLSAVEGLAVYNHNLAPAILPVAIVILLGLFWIQGLGTNKVAAFFGPIMLLYFVTIASLGVISILKTPGILYAFNPYWAVMFFATDPLPAFLALGSVVLAVTGAEALYADMGHFGRSPIRVSWLFFVLPALMLNYMGQGALLFREGAAALHSPFYNLAPQWGQLPLIVLATLAAIIASQAVISGAFSVTQQAIQLGFMPRLRIAHTSASTAGQIYIPLINWGLMVMVILLVLVFQTSSNLTAAYGIAVTGAMFIDNVLLTVVLYRLWHWKWYYAAPVLAVFYLVDGAYLAANLTKVPDGGWFPLLIGFVVFTLLTTWSRGRRLVQDRLREAAMPIPVFVASAANSAVRVSGTAVFMTSTPDGVPHALLHNLKHNKVLHERVILLTVKIRDVPVVEDDGRCKLEDLGRGFFRLVLQYGFMQEPDVPAALKNVTGCGQAFKMMDTSFFLARQTLLPSAKPGMPLWREKIFAWMLRNAESAMEFFRLPTNRVVELGSQVEI; this is translated from the coding sequence ATGGCTGATCTCCTTCCCAACACCGCGCCGGCCTCCGACGAGGATGCACATGGCGGCCATGGCCATGGACGGCAGAAGGCCACGCTGAAGCTGGTCGTCGGCGCGATCGGCATCGTCTTTGGCGATATCGGCACCAGCCCGCTCTATGCCTTTCGCGAAACTTTTGCCGGCCATCACAAGCTGACGCTGGACCCCGACCATATATTGGGGGTCATCAGCCTGATGTTCTGGTCGATGATGCTGGTGGTGACGCTGAAATATGTCAGCATCATCATGCGCGCCGACAATAAGGGCGAAGGCGGCAGCCTGGCGCTGCTGGCGCTGATCAACGGCCAGACCAGGACGCAGCGCTGGTCGCGCGGCATCGTGCTGCTGGGCGTGTTTGCCACCGCGCTCTTCTACGGCGACTCGATGATTACCCCGGCGGTGTCGGTGCTGTCGGCGGTCGAGGGTCTGGCGGTCTACAATCATAATCTCGCCCCGGCGATCCTGCCGGTCGCGATCGTCATCCTGCTCGGCCTGTTCTGGATACAGGGGCTGGGAACCAACAAGGTTGCGGCCTTTTTCGGCCCGATCATGCTGCTCTATTTTGTGACGATCGCGTCGCTGGGGGTGATCTCCATCCTCAAGACGCCCGGCATCCTTTATGCCTTCAACCCTTATTGGGCGGTGATGTTCTTCGCCACCGATCCACTGCCTGCCTTTCTGGCGCTGGGATCGGTCGTGCTGGCCGTGACGGGCGCGGAGGCGCTCTATGCCGATATGGGGCATTTCGGGCGCAGCCCGATCCGTGTGTCCTGGCTGTTCTTCGTACTGCCGGCGCTGATGCTCAACTATATGGGGCAGGGGGCGCTGCTGTTCCGCGAGGGCGCGGCGGCGCTGCACAGCCCCTTCTACAACCTCGCCCCGCAATGGGGCCAGTTGCCGCTGATCGTGCTGGCGACGCTGGCGGCGATCATCGCGTCGCAGGCTGTGATTTCGGGCGCTTTCTCGGTCACGCAGCAGGCGATCCAGCTCGGCTTCATGCCGCGCCTGCGCATCGCCCATACCAGTGCGTCGACGGCGGGCCAGATCTATATCCCCCTGATCAACTGGGGGCTGATGGTCATGGTGATCCTGCTGGTGCTGGTGTTCCAGACATCGTCCAACCTGACCGCCGCCTATGGCATCGCGGTGACGGGTGCGATGTTCATCGACAATGTGCTGCTGACGGTCGTCCTTTATCGCCTGTGGCACTGGAAATGGTATTATGCCGCGCCGGTGCTGGCTGTGTTCTACCTGGTCGATGGCGCCTATCTGGCGGCCAATCTGACCAAGGTGCCGGACGGCGGCTGGTTCCCGCTGCTGATCGGCTTCGTCGTATTCACCCTGCTGACCACCTGGTCGCGCGGCCGCCGGCTGGTGCAGGACCGGCTGCGCGAAGCGGCGATGCCGATCCCGGTGTTCGTCGCATCCGCCGCCAACAGCGCGGTGCGGGTGTCCGGCACCGCTGTATTCATGACATCCACCCCCGACGGGGTGCCTCATGCGCTGCTCCACAACCTCAAGCATAACAAGGTGCTGCACGAGCGGGTGATCCTGCTGACGGTCAAGATCCGGGACGTGCCGGTGGTTGAGGATGATGGCCGGTGCAAGCTGGAGGATCTGGGCCGGGGCTTCTTCCGGCTGGTGCTGCAATATGGCTTCATGCAGGAGCCGGACGTGCCCGCTGCGCTCAAAAATGTCACCGGCTGCGGTCAGGCGTTCAAGATGATGGACACCAGCTTCTTCCTCGCCCGCCAGACGTTGCTGCCTTCGGCCAAGCCGGGAATGCCGCTGTGGCGCGAGAAGATCTTCGCCTGGATGCTGCGCAACGCGGAAAGCGCGATGGAGTTTTTCCGCCTGCCCACCAATCGCGTGGTCGAACTGGGCAGCCAGGTCGAGATATGA
- a CDS encoding diguanylate cyclase, which translates to MRLSTITNWAYGATVALTLASGATMLMASGAEETERAAVAQRAMFDQLTANLEEDVYRLTEQARGFVISGDPSHLIAYRREREALKSVEGRITHLRDAGANESELAALRQALHWSDALADEQQAAISAAQAGDDRTGRTILFGDEYGRELDRVAAQVGKFQYMLDQRTDHAVTRATDTARQWRTMSEVMLGITALLFLCVLYFVLKQRILRPVVRLSDVVTRLAAQDYDAIPPDTSHVDEIGDMAQAIRIFRENGLERQRLEQERDADRTMRDLISRLTQRLQGCDSTADLVEVVRRFAPEIAPDFPGRLYIHDNRRNAMTQACDWLSPAYSRTEFPPSACWALRRGQTHRPAGDMVDIPCEHLGAASTVSTICIPLAAQGESIGMLYYEEPAHATADHLERTGKYLEMLAENIGLALANLRLRDVLRDMAMADALTGLPNRRQFDIMLQTLVGDADRNATPLVCLMVDIDHFKRFNDTYGHDAGDAVLRAVGGVLGESLRETGHAFRLGGEEFVVLMPGFSLDQALGRAMQIQRRIQDLRIEHRGKELGAITASFGLAAFPDHGRADRLMQTADAALLRAKTEGRDRILVATVRDGASAAA; encoded by the coding sequence ATGCGTTTATCCACGATCACCAACTGGGCCTATGGGGCCACCGTCGCCCTGACTCTCGCCTCCGGCGCCACCATGCTGATGGCGTCGGGCGCCGAAGAAACCGAGCGCGCCGCCGTGGCGCAGCGGGCGATGTTCGATCAACTCACCGCCAATCTGGAGGAAGATGTCTATCGCCTCACCGAACAGGCGCGCGGCTTCGTCATCAGCGGCGATCCCAGCCATCTGATCGCCTATCGCCGCGAACGGGAAGCGCTGAAGTCGGTCGAAGGGCGGATCACCCATTTGCGCGACGCCGGCGCGAACGAGAGCGAACTGGCCGCCTTGCGTCAGGCGCTCCACTGGTCCGACGCGCTGGCCGACGAGCAGCAGGCCGCCATCTCCGCCGCGCAGGCCGGCGACGACAGGACCGGCCGCACCATATTGTTCGGCGATGAGTATGGCCGCGAACTGGACCGGGTGGCGGCGCAGGTCGGCAAATTCCAATATATGCTCGACCAGCGCACCGACCATGCCGTGACCCGCGCGACCGACACCGCGCGGCAATGGCGGACCATGTCGGAAGTCATGCTGGGCATCACCGCCCTTCTCTTCCTGTGCGTCCTCTACTTCGTGCTGAAACAGCGCATCCTGCGCCCGGTCGTGCGCCTGAGCGATGTGGTCACGCGCCTCGCCGCGCAGGATTATGACGCCATCCCGCCCGACACCAGCCATGTCGACGAGATTGGCGACATGGCGCAGGCGATCCGCATCTTTCGCGAAAACGGGCTGGAGCGGCAGCGGCTGGAGCAGGAGCGCGATGCCGATCGCACCATGCGCGACCTGATCTCCCGCCTGACCCAGCGGTTGCAGGGCTGCGACAGCACCGCCGACCTGGTCGAGGTCGTCCGCCGCTTCGCGCCTGAAATCGCGCCCGATTTTCCGGGCCGCCTCTATATTCACGACAATCGCCGCAATGCGATGACGCAGGCGTGCGACTGGCTCTCGCCCGCTTATTCCCGCACCGAATTTCCACCCTCGGCCTGCTGGGCGCTGCGTCGGGGCCAGACCCATCGGCCGGCGGGCGACATGGTCGACATTCCCTGCGAGCATCTGGGCGCGGCATCGACCGTCAGCACCATTTGCATCCCGCTCGCGGCGCAGGGGGAAAGCATCGGGATGCTCTATTATGAGGAGCCGGCGCACGCCACCGCCGACCATCTGGAGCGGACCGGCAAATATCTGGAAATGCTGGCGGAAAATATCGGGCTGGCGCTCGCCAATCTGCGCCTGCGCGATGTGCTGCGCGACATGGCGATGGCCGATGCGCTGACCGGCCTGCCCAACCGCCGCCAGTTCGACATCATGCTCCAGACCCTGGTGGGCGATGCCGACCGCAACGCCACGCCGCTCGTCTGCCTGATGGTCGACATCGATCATTTCAAGCGGTTCAACGACACTTATGGCCATGACGCCGGCGACGCGGTGTTGCGCGCGGTCGGCGGCGTGCTGGGCGAATCGCTGCGGGAAACGGGCCATGCCTTCCGACTGGGCGGTGAGGAATTCGTCGTGCTGATGCCGGGCTTCAGCCTCGATCAGGCGCTCGGCCGGGCGATGCAGATTCAGCGCCGCATTCAGGATTTGCGGATCGAACATCGCGGCAAGGAACTGGGCGCGATCACCGCCAGCTTCGGCCTCGCCGCCTTCCCGGACCATGGCCGCGCCGACCGGCTGATGCAGACCGCCGACGCCGCGCTGCTGCGCGCCAAGACCGAAGGCCGCGACCGCATCCTGGTCGCGACCGTGCGCGATGGGGCATCGGCGGCGGCCTAA
- a CDS encoding ABC transporter ATP-binding protein, with protein sequence MNDILKVSGLARSFTQGDVTIDVLRGVDLNVGPGEIVALLGPSGSGKSTLLQAVGLLEGGFEGSIRIAGEEAAKLDNDGRTRLRRDALGFVYQFHHLLPDFNATENVVLPQVIRDVEPGAAKVRAESLLTSLGLGHRLDHRPSQLSGGEQQRVAVARALANRPALVLADEPTGNLDERTADVVLGEFLRLVRHEGSAALVATHNERLAQKMDRVVRLHEGVLEGA encoded by the coding sequence ATGAATGACATATTGAAGGTCAGCGGCCTCGCCCGCAGCTTCACCCAAGGCGATGTCACCATCGACGTGCTGCGCGGTGTCGACCTGAATGTCGGGCCGGGCGAAATCGTCGCCCTGCTGGGGCCGTCGGGGTCTGGCAAATCGACGCTGTTGCAGGCGGTCGGCCTGCTGGAGGGCGGGTTCGAGGGATCGATCCGCATCGCCGGCGAGGAAGCGGCGAAGCTGGACAATGACGGACGTACCCGGTTGCGCCGCGATGCGCTGGGCTTCGTCTACCAGTTCCACCATCTGCTGCCCGATTTCAACGCGACCGAAAATGTCGTCCTGCCGCAGGTGATCCGCGACGTGGAACCGGGTGCGGCGAAGGTGCGGGCGGAGTCGCTGCTGACCTCGCTGGGCCTTGGCCATCGGCTGGACCACCGGCCGAGCCAGTTGTCGGGCGGCGAGCAGCAGCGCGTGGCGGTGGCGCGGGCGCTGGCGAACCGGCCCGCGCTGGTGCTGGCGGACGAGCCGACCGGCAATCTGGACGAGCGCACCGCCGATGTGGTGCTGGGCGAATTTCTGCGGCTGGTGCGGCATGAAGGGTCGGCGGCGCTGGTCGCGACCCATAATGAGCGGCTGGCGCAGAAGATGGACCGGGTGGTCCGGTTGCATGAGGGGGTGCTGGAGGGGGCTTAG
- a CDS encoding lipoprotein-releasing ABC transporter permease subunit → MILSRYERMIAKRYLLPGKGEGFIFLVAGISLAAVMLGVAALIIVMSVMNGFRAELFDKIVGLNGHAVVQGYGGRLPDWQSVLKQAKATPGVTKATPMIEQPLGAIFQGRFEPALVRGMTVADIRDNRTMKAKMIAGSLNALTPHSGKVAIGSRLAENMGLQVGDTLTIYNPSGRATPFGTVPREVGYQVAAIFEVGIYDYDKAFVVMPIEDAQTLLLMGDVVSMIEVETTDADRVGQILEPLAGKVAGRAVITDWRQMNSSLFEALAVERVAMFVVLSIIVLVAVFNILSSLIMLVRAKTRDIAILRTMGASRAGLVRIFMTVGVTIGTLGTAAGIVLGFTFLFFRQSMVNAIQLVTGQNLWDPSIRFLTELPSKADPVEIVVICVMALLFSFLATLYPAFKAANTDPVQVLRYE, encoded by the coding sequence ATGATTCTATCCCGTTACGAACGCATGATCGCCAAGCGTTACCTGCTGCCGGGCAAGGGCGAGGGCTTCATCTTCCTCGTCGCCGGCATCAGCCTGGCCGCGGTCATGCTCGGCGTTGCCGCGCTCATCATCGTCATGAGCGTCATGAACGGTTTCCGCGCGGAGCTGTTCGACAAGATTGTCGGCCTCAATGGCCATGCCGTGGTGCAGGGCTATGGCGGGCGGCTGCCCGACTGGCAGTCGGTGCTGAAACAGGCGAAGGCGACGCCGGGCGTCACCAAGGCCACGCCGATGATCGAGCAGCCTTTGGGCGCGATCTTCCAGGGGCGGTTCGAGCCGGCGCTGGTGCGCGGCATGACGGTCGCCGACATTCGCGACAACCGGACGATGAAGGCGAAGATGATCGCCGGCAGCCTGAACGCGCTGACGCCCCATAGCGGCAAGGTGGCGATCGGGTCGCGACTGGCCGAGAATATGGGGCTTCAGGTTGGTGATACGCTGACCATCTACAATCCCTCCGGCCGGGCGACGCCGTTTGGCACCGTGCCGCGCGAAGTCGGCTATCAGGTCGCGGCGATCTTCGAGGTCGGCATCTATGATTATGACAAGGCGTTCGTGGTCATGCCGATCGAGGATGCGCAGACATTGCTGCTGATGGGCGATGTCGTCAGCATGATCGAGGTCGAGACGACCGACGCCGATCGGGTCGGGCAGATATTGGAGCCGCTGGCGGGCAAGGTCGCGGGCCGCGCCGTCATCACCGACTGGCGCCAGATGAACAGTTCGCTGTTCGAAGCGCTGGCGGTGGAACGGGTGGCGATGTTCGTCGTCCTGTCGATCATCGTGCTGGTCGCGGTGTTCAACATCCTGTCCTCGCTTATCATGCTGGTCCGCGCCAAGACGCGCGACATCGCGATCCTGCGGACGATGGGGGCGAGCCGGGCGGGGCTGGTACGCATCTTCATGACGGTGGGCGTGACCATCGGCACGCTGGGGACCGCGGCCGGGATCGTGCTGGGCTTCACCTTCCTGTTCTTCCGGCAGAGCATGGTCAATGCGATCCAGCTCGTGACGGGGCAGAATCTGTGGGACCCTTCGATCCGTTTCCTGACCGAATTGCCGTCCAAGGCCGATCCGGTCGAGATCGTCGTCATCTGCGTGATGGCGTTGCTGTTCAGTTTCCTCGCCACCCTCTATCCGGCCTTCAAGGCCGCCAATACCGATCCCGTGCAGGTGCTGCGTTATGAATGA
- a CDS encoding Hsp20 family protein, whose product MRGFDLTPYRRSTVGFDRLFDLIENNARLAQGDNYPPFNIERLSEDRYRVTLAVAGFRPEEIDITAQQNLLQVIGRKDDASADRSKFLHVGIANRSFERRFELADFVRVEKADLADGLLTIELLREIPEAMKPKKIAVNGGQLVDITKDRDAA is encoded by the coding sequence ATGCGTGGTTTTGACCTGACCCCCTATCGCCGCTCGACCGTCGGCTTCGATCGCCTGTTCGATCTGATCGAAAACAACGCCCGGCTGGCGCAGGGCGACAATTATCCGCCCTTCAATATCGAGCGCCTGTCCGAGGACCGCTATCGCGTGACCCTGGCCGTCGCCGGCTTCCGCCCGGAAGAAATCGACATCACCGCCCAGCAGAATTTGCTCCAGGTCATCGGCCGCAAGGATGATGCCAGCGCCGACCGCTCGAAATTCCTGCACGTCGGCATCGCCAACCGCAGCTTCGAGCGCCGCTTCGAACTCGCCGATTTCGTGCGGGTGGAAAAGGCCGACCTAGCCGACGGCCTGCTGACGATCGAGCTGCTGCGCGAAATTCCCGAAGCGATGAAGCCCAAGAAGATCGCCGTCAATGGCGGTCAGCTTGTCGACATCACCAAGGACCGCGACGCCGCCTGA
- a CDS encoding tetratricopeptide repeat protein, whose amino-acid sequence MTGWVIAFGLAALAFVALLLIGRIPRSAREITAAALLLGLAGYAWQGHPGQAGAPRQVADDKGGKFDEKLAEQRRGLAERYGPAAQWLILSDGLARRGKTKEAANVLLSGLRDSPDDANLWLGMGNALIAHGDGVISPGAEFAYRRALAIDPAGPAPRYFYGLALARAGQLQAARDLWAPLAASAPAGSQVKAELEANIARIDAMLAAGNPATP is encoded by the coding sequence ATGACCGGCTGGGTGATCGCCTTCGGCCTCGCGGCGCTGGCCTTTGTCGCGCTGCTGCTGATCGGCCGCATTCCAAGGTCGGCGCGGGAGATCACCGCCGCCGCGCTGTTGCTCGGCCTTGCCGGCTATGCCTGGCAGGGGCATCCGGGGCAGGCGGGCGCGCCGCGTCAGGTGGCGGACGACAAGGGCGGGAAGTTTGACGAGAAGCTGGCGGAACAGCGCCGGGGGCTGGCCGAACGTTATGGCCCGGCGGCGCAATGGCTGATCCTGTCCGACGGCCTGGCGCGGCGGGGCAAGACGAAGGAGGCGGCCAATGTGCTGTTGTCGGGGCTGCGCGATTCGCCGGACGACGCCAATCTCTGGCTGGGCATGGGCAATGCGCTGATCGCCCATGGCGACGGGGTGATTTCGCCCGGCGCAGAGTTTGCCTATCGCCGCGCGCTGGCGATCGATCCGGCCGGGCCGGCGCCACGCTATTTCTATGGCCTCGCGCTCGCCCGCGCCGGGCAGTTGCAGGCGGCACGCGACCTGTGGGCGCCGCTCGCGGCCAGTGCGCCGGCCGGCAGCCAGGTGAAGGCGGAACTGGAAGCGAACATCGCGCGTATCGATGCGATGCTGGCGGCGGGCAATCCCGCCACGCCGTGA
- a CDS encoding cytochrome c-type biogenesis protein encodes MRLFPALLLALVAVPLAAQTALPPAPWADRQIPDERQERKAKALMETIRCLTCQSQSIADSGASMAGDMRSQIRERIMAGEQPEAIRSWLISRYGDWVSYEPTAAPILWPLWAAPLLLLGLGLMLLRGRIKRRKRP; translated from the coding sequence ATGAGGCTGTTTCCTGCCCTGTTGCTGGCACTTGTCGCCGTGCCGCTCGCCGCGCAAACCGCGCTGCCGCCCGCGCCCTGGGCCGACCGGCAGATCCCGGACGAGCGCCAAGAACGCAAGGCCAAGGCGCTGATGGAAACCATCCGCTGCCTCACCTGCCAGAGCCAGTCGATCGCTGATTCGGGCGCCAGCATGGCCGGCGACATGCGATCGCAGATTCGCGAGCGGATCATGGCGGGGGAGCAGCCGGAGGCGATCCGGTCCTGGCTGATTTCCCGCTATGGCGACTGGGTCAGCTATGAACCCACCGCCGCGCCGATTCTCTGGCCGCTCTGGGCCGCGCCCTTGCTGCTGCTGGGACTGGGGCTGATGCTGCTGCGCGGGCGAATCAAGCGGAGGAAGCGGCCATGA
- the dnaE gene encoding DNA polymerase III subunit alpha, whose protein sequence is MPHAAFVPLRVFSSFTMLEGAIDPKKIAKQAKALGFPAAAITDRNGLYGSMAFSDACKDEGVQPVVGAMLGILRPGRPANAAPVHDWLALYAQDAGGYDNICALVSMAHLDRPVEDVPHVTMEALEGRTDGVIALTAGGEGALARLFAEDQPDAAFAYAQRLEALFPERLYVEICRRLDPIEGKAEPHLLDLAYDRGLPLVATNPTCFAEPHFHEAHDVMLCIADSAYVETPDRRTSSPDAWMKPAAEMKRLFEDLPEALANTLVVAQRCAIAAPKRKPILPSLAGDIEGEAAMLRDQATAGLEARLAKAGIVGEEARAPYFDRLKFETDIIVQMGFPGYFLIVADFIKWAKDHDIPVGPGRGSGAGSLVAWALTITDLDPLQLGLLFERFLNPERVSMPDFDIDFCETRRGEVIRYVQQKYGADHVAQIITFGKLKARAVLKDTGRVLQMSYGQVDRLAKLVPNHPTDPWTLERSLNGVSEFKAEYDNDNQVKRLIDYAMKLEGFPRHSSTHAAGVVIGDRPLQQLVPLYRDPRSDMPVTQFDMKYVEGAGLVKFDFLGLKTLSVLQKAVQLLNGRGVHVDLDTLAWDDPAVYELLQRGDTVGVFQLESEGMRKTLAAVRPTNFGDIIALVSLYRPGPMDNIPMFGRRKNGQEEIEYPHILLKPILEETYGIFVYQEQVMQAAQILAGYSLGDADLLRRAMGKKVKAEMDAQRSRFVEGCAQSDIKPAKANELFDLIDKFAGYGFNKSHAAAYALLAYQTAWLKAHYPAEFYAGSMAFDIHLTEKLTVFVDDMRRMGLSCLPTDLNRSEADFTVEAVPYEGEDKRLGFAVRYALGGLKGVGEKAMEQLVEERDKGGPFKSLDDFADRIEPRLLNRRQLESLAAAGAFDGIHADRAGVHAAAETILSVASSNAAARESGQGGLFGDAETPQADVRIPPHQAWTVADRMAQEKEAFGFYFSAHPVDRYKHLADARGARSYGVICQAPMPAPNAEGRAMTIMAAMVEDVRWRETKRGARYANATFSDQSGQFQASCFEEAACKAIEEMAADGDCALLIVELDRLPGEETPRVTVRGIEPFRVIASASRMELTVDVETAQAVEALALLLADADGGRSEIFLRAPVGDGQAARLFLGDHYSLGADQVDAIATIKGLSIHKFERMDVKADGYRTRTRRTALRLVG, encoded by the coding sequence ATGCCTCATGCCGCTTTCGTTCCGCTTCGCGTCTTTTCCTCCTTCACCATGCTTGAAGGGGCGATCGATCCCAAGAAAATCGCGAAACAGGCCAAGGCGCTGGGTTTTCCGGCCGCCGCCATCACCGACCGTAATGGCCTGTACGGCTCCATGGCCTTTTCCGACGCCTGCAAGGATGAAGGGGTGCAGCCGGTCGTCGGCGCGATGCTGGGCATATTGCGGCCGGGGCGGCCGGCCAATGCCGCGCCGGTGCATGACTGGCTGGCGCTCTATGCGCAGGATGCCGGCGGCTACGACAATATCTGTGCGCTGGTGTCGATGGCGCATCTGGACCGGCCGGTCGAGGATGTGCCGCATGTCACGATGGAGGCGCTGGAAGGCCGGACCGATGGCGTCATCGCGCTGACGGCGGGGGGCGAGGGCGCGCTGGCGCGGCTGTTCGCCGAGGACCAGCCGGATGCGGCGTTCGCCTATGCGCAAAGGCTGGAGGCGCTGTTTCCGGAGCGGCTCTATGTCGAAATCTGCCGGCGGCTGGACCCGATCGAGGGGAAGGCGGAGCCGCATCTGCTCGACCTCGCCTATGATCGCGGCCTGCCCTTGGTGGCGACCAACCCGACCTGTTTCGCCGAACCGCATTTTCACGAGGCGCATGACGTGATGCTGTGCATCGCCGACAGCGCCTATGTCGAGACGCCCGACCGCCGCACCAGCTCGCCCGACGCGTGGATGAAGCCGGCGGCGGAGATGAAGCGCCTGTTCGAGGATCTGCCCGAAGCGCTGGCCAATACGCTGGTGGTCGCGCAGCGCTGCGCCATCGCCGCGCCCAAGCGCAAGCCGATCCTGCCCAGCCTGGCCGGCGATATCGAGGGCGAGGCGGCGATGCTGCGCGATCAGGCGACGGCGGGGCTGGAAGCGCGGCTGGCCAAGGCCGGGATCGTCGGGGAAGAGGCGCGCGCGCCCTATTTCGACCGGCTGAAGTTCGAGACGGACATCATCGTCCAGATGGGGTTCCCCGGCTATTTCCTGATCGTCGCCGACTTCATCAAATGGGCGAAGGACCATGATATTCCGGTCGGGCCGGGCCGTGGGTCCGGCGCGGGGTCGCTGGTCGCCTGGGCGCTGACCATCACCGATCTCGATCCGCTGCAACTGGGCCTGCTGTTCGAACGCTTCCTGAACCCGGAGCGCGTGTCGATGCCCGACTTCGACATCGATTTTTGCGAAACCCGGCGCGGCGAGGTGATCCGTTACGTTCAGCAGAAATATGGCGCGGACCATGTGGCGCAGATCATCACCTTCGGTAAGCTCAAGGCGCGCGCGGTGCTGAAGGACACCGGCCGCGTGTTGCAGATGAGCTATGGTCAGGTCGACCGGCTGGCCAAGCTGGTGCCCAATCATCCGACCGACCCGTGGACGCTGGAGCGGTCGCTGAACGGCGTCAGCGAGTTCAAGGCGGAATATGACAATGACAATCAGGTTAAGCGCCTGATCGACTATGCGATGAAGCTGGAGGGCTTTCCCCGCCACAGCTCCACCCATGCGGCGGGCGTGGTGATCGGCGACCGGCCGTTGCAGCAACTGGTGCCGCTCTATCGCGATCCGCGATCGGACATGCCGGTGACGCAGTTCGACATGAAATATGTCGAGGGCGCGGGGCTGGTGAAGTTCGACTTTCTGGGCCTCAAGACGCTGTCGGTGCTGCAAAAGGCGGTGCAGTTGCTGAACGGGCGCGGGGTCCATGTCGATCTCGACACGCTCGCCTGGGATGATCCGGCGGTCTATGAACTGCTCCAGCGCGGCGACACGGTCGGCGTGTTCCAGCTCGAATCGGAAGGGATGCGCAAGACGCTGGCGGCGGTGCGGCCGACCAATTTCGGCGACATCATCGCGCTGGTGTCGCTCTACCGCCCCGGCCCGATGGACAATATCCCGATGTTCGGCCGTCGCAAGAACGGGCAGGAGGAGATTGAATATCCCCATATCCTGTTGAAGCCGATCCTCGAAGAAACCTATGGCATCTTCGTTTATCAGGAACAGGTGATGCAGGCCGCGCAGATCCTAGCGGGTTATTCGCTCGGCGACGCCGACCTGCTGCGTCGCGCCATGGGCAAGAAGGTCAAGGCGGAGATGGACGCACAGCGCTCCCGCTTCGTGGAGGGCTGCGCACAGAGCGACATCAAACCGGCCAAGGCGAACGAACTGTTCGATTTGATCGACAAGTTCGCCGGCTATGGCTTCAACAAGTCGCACGCGGCGGCTTACGCCCTGCTCGCCTATCAGACGGCGTGGCTGAAGGCCCATTATCCGGCGGAATTTTATGCCGGGTCGATGGCGTTCGATATCCATCTGACCGAAAAGCTGACCGTGTTCGTGGATGACATGCGGCGCATGGGCTTGTCCTGCCTGCCGACCGACCTCAACCGCAGCGAGGCGGACTTCACCGTCGAGGCGGTGCCTTATGAGGGTGAGGACAAGCGATTGGGCTTTGCCGTGCGCTATGCGCTGGGCGGCCTCAAGGGCGTGGGCGAGAAGGCGATGGAGCAGCTTGTCGAGGAACGCGACAAGGGCGGGCCGTTCAAGTCGCTCGATGATTTTGCCGACCGGATCGAACCGCGCCTGCTCAACCGGCGGCAACTGGAAAGTCTGGCGGCGGCGGGCGCGTTCGATGGCATTCATGCCGATCGGGCGGGCGTCCATGCAGCGGCGGAAACCATTCTCTCGGTCGCGTCCAGCAATGCCGCCGCGCGCGAAAGCGGGCAAGGCGGCCTGTTCGGCGACGCGGAAACGCCTCAGGCCGATGTGCGGATACCGCCGCATCAGGCCTGGACCGTGGCGGACCGCATGGCGCAGGAAAAGGAGGCGTTCGGCTTTTATTTCTCCGCCCATCCGGTCGATCGCTACAAACATCTGGCCGATGCGCGGGGCGCGCGCAGCTATGGCGTCATCTGTCAGGCGCCGATGCCCGCGCCCAATGCCGAAGGGCGGGCGATGACGATCATGGCGGCGATGGTCGAGGATGTGCGCTGGCGCGAAACCAAGCGCGGCGCGCGCTACGCCAACGCGACCTTCTCCGACCAGAGCGGGCAGTTTCAGGCCAGTTGCTTCGAGGAAGCCGCCTGCAAGGCGATCGAGGAAATGGCGGCCGATGGCGATTGCGCGCTGCTGATCGTGGAGCTGGACCGGCTGCCGGGCGAGGAGACGCCGCGCGTCACGGTGCGCGGGATCGAGCCGTTCCGGGTGATCGCCAGCGCGTCGCGCATGGAACTGACCGTCGACGTTGAAACCGCGCAGGCGGTCGAGGCGCTGGCGCTGTTGCTGGCGGACGCGGATGGCGGCCGCAGCGAGATATTCCTGCGCGCGCCAGTGGGCGACGGGCAGGCGGCGCGGCTGTTCCTGGGCGATCATTATAGTCTGGGCGCGGATCAGGTAGACGCGATCGCGACGATCAAGGGGCTGAGCATCCACAAGTTCGAGCGGATGGACGTGAAGGCGGACGGATACAGGACGCGGACGCGGCGGACGGCGCTGCGGCTGGTGGGGTGA